The DNA window TTTTTGTGGCTTCACACCTTTGCACGCCGTGAACTTCAgaggaaaaaaattcaaaagtacGTTGTTGTTTTGAATAATATTGTTTTACGTGTTGCCGTGATTGTTGAGACATCTGCCAACAACAAGCATGTGAGTGTTGACTGAAGTTCGTGTTTTTATTACTCTGTTTTTGGGCACCGTGTTTTGCTTTCTTGAATACATTTTACTCTTGTTATTTGTTTTAGAAAGCAATTTGTTTTCTCAATGTTGAGGAAATTAATTTTCGTTAAAATCACTAGTGTTGGTGTTTGTAAACTCAAGTTAGTTTTCTAATGATTTTTTTTCATGAGGCATCGCGTAAGTATTATGCTTGTACACAATTATTTCTTAGTTATTTTGgtttaagttatttatttatgtgtTATTTATTCCGTTGCGTTTTGTCCCTAGGTATTACAATATAGGAAACAATATTTAAATCTGATACACAACTTTTTACGGCTTTATGTTAAATAGAATTCTCTACCCAATACAAATTAACTGTCGGAAAAATCTAAGTCGTGATAGAACCCTTCAAAGAAACATGTTCTTGAAATCATGTAAAAAGGAAGAAGGTGGGATTCAATCAGACAGAGATGAAAAGAAGTGACAAAAAGTAGAAAACGAGGGAATAAAATATGGTGACATGTTTCTTTTTTCGTATAATTATCAGACAGAAATTCAAAATAGGTAACAGAAGCAGCAATATTTGGAGGGTTATAGACGTAACTATCTGGCAGAATACCAAGATTGTGCCGGGAAAAAAATTGAGCTTCCTTGGTTCAATCTTGGCGATTTTTGGGGAAATATTTTTTACACAAATTATATATTcctttttatttagaaaaattaaaattattattcttaGATATCAAATTACGTGAAAAAATATATGGTaagataattttaaaaatattttttttttagttagATGTTAGAAATTGATATAATAATACGACATTTTTTAGAAATTGTTAAAAATAATGATTAtcattataaattaaaaatgatgaaaaataatttagagtgtgtgtgtgtgcgttttttttttaaaagaacaaATATATATTGAGAACAAACCCACAAAAGGTCAATATGGCTCACttgatttatttataattaagtgTCTAATATGAAAATGTCTATTAGTTTAATGTAATGTTGactatatattaaaataaattgaattaaGAGAAGAAATATTCTTTTAAgcacatttttatttaatcgTTTCAATTTTATCTCGCGTTGATTaatttaagtttttttaaaaaaaattcccgATATTCAACAATAAAATTGATTAATTTGATTTTTGAGAATTGCAGGGGTCCTCTGTTTAGAATTGAGCAGGGCTAACATATTGAAtgaggaaaaaaaatattaaactatagttttataaaatgtatgaaATTCATGCTTAATAATTTAGTAACTATATAAATTTGTTGACTTGGTGAGGTGTCCAAGAAAATTAATAGCAAAAAAAAGGGAGAGCGAAGGAAAGAAAATGATTTGAAAGTGGAAAGTGCGAGATTAATCGAGGGACCGGCCATGACCAACAAGTGTCACTTTATCGACCTATGGCGTGTCCTTCTTCTCTTCATTAATTTTGATAAATTTACAATGATTTATACCTAAATTGTAaaatattatatcattttaGAGATTTCTTAATTTCAATGTATAATACGTAATATTATAGTTATAGTCTAGATCGAACCATATAAATAGAATATTTGGATATTTACACGTAAGAAATGAGAGCTCACAGTAAATCGTGATGAACTCTCGAAGCAGACCGTGCTTCAAATATTTCATGTAACACAGTTGAGAGGACTCCAGTGGAGAGGATAGACATATGAGCTTGAGAGGAGGCCAGATGGGTTGAGGGAGACGTAAGCTTGACAATAATGGTGGTCCTTCAACATGATTTTTGGGActtcagaaaaatcattgatATAATGTTTTTTGGATAAAATTTAACAACAAATAGCAGTAATTTTAATTTTGAagttaataatatcatatcattgaAAAGATATATAAATTTCACTTCATAATAAATataaagataaataaataacttcaatttttaatttatgccaaatctttttaaattaaaggtaaaaatttatgtgagacggttgtcgtattttgtgagacgaatatcttatttgggtcatacatgaaaaaatattacttgttatgctaagagtattattttttattgtaaatatcgatagagttgaccgtttcacatataaagattcgtgagatcgtataAATACCTATATGAATTAAATTACACACTATTCTCCGATGTGTGGGTCAGGGATAAGCATGTGAACTCACTTCACTCTTTCAAAGTTAATGCAGAAATTTCGCAATTTTGGCAAATGACATTAGGTCACGTATGCATGTCTTGTAGCAGTAGCACCCAGCAAGTTCTTTTATTGATTGACTAAAGTGGCAAATAATGTGTTCTTGTGGAACTATCTCTTGCCGACAGGTTACTCGTACTGATAAGTGTCACACacttcaaaaaataatattaaattgcTCTCCCTCACGATCTTGCTACACGTATTGGGTTCTGTTGCATTGAAAAAAAATCGAGTTCTTTTGCGTGTTTTGGTACGTACTAGGAAAGCGTAGGAGTGGCGAGTTTGCCTTGTTGTGGTGGGTAACATCACATGTGAGTTGTTGTGCAGTTGTTATCTAGAATGCTTGTTTGAGCTTCTTCTTCTGGGGTTCTCAtattttttgcattttctttcaTTGATGCATTATTTTCGAAGAATTTTGACATGGGGTGTTGCGGATTGTGGGCTGTTTGCATTTTCCTGCGCTAGATTTATCTTGAGACGCGTGGATAGTGTTATTCTGTAGAGGAGAGAAAGAGGGCAAGAAATGGCAGGTGCAGCAGCACCAAAAGCGGCAGCTGAGCCGGCGCCACACCCGCCAAAAGATCAGCTTCCGAATGTTTCTTATTGTATTGCCAGCCCTCCTCCATGGCGTCAGTCTCCATTGAATTTGCTACTCTTTCTTTACTGTTTTTAGTATTTTCTTTCGTAATTTATTATTCTGAAGTTAGTACAAAGTGATTGTGGAATCATTCAGATATGCTGGTCTTTTTCCCCTTTTTGGCCTTTTGGCTGGAGTAATAATTTGTTTCAGCTTTCCATCTCTTTTACCATCTTTATTAGGGTAGCATACAATTGGGCCAAATATTCTATAGGTTTCGGCAGAAAGTATTAGTCAATATGTTGGTGGAGCCTGGAATTCGCAATCTATATTATTTTGTTCATGTTGTAAGCATTTTCTATTGCCTGGTCAACTAGTAGCAACTTATTCGTTCTGATTCTCGTGAAATCTATTTATCGGCCTTTTTCTTGCACTCTCTGAGGTAGATTTTTAAAGTCGCGGGTGTTTCCTTTTCCTGCCCTTCCGAATGATAGGAGGCTTTCTTTTAAACTTCACCTTTTAGCAGTTCAAACGTTCCTTCCATTTGCTTTAGAGTTGAGGATTATATGCTTGAACTATAATCACTTTTTTAAAACTGGTGCTTGCACTTACCAGAATCAGTATGTTTTTATGCTGGATGTTTCTCATGGTTTAACAGTGGTTTAGTATGCTTTTCAGTATATTTCAATTCCTGGTTATAATACAGTGCCAACTCTAGCATTGGTCAAGAATATCCTGGCCGTTTTACGTGGATTTATGACCTTTAGGATGCTAAATCAGTTATTTAATGTCTTTAATTTTGATCCAAATGCTTCTATAAATGCTTTTGAACAGGAATTTTTGACAGAGTGAGGTTACCGTTTTGCAGCTGAGGCCATCCTTCTTGGATTTCAACATTATATAGTTATGCTTGGCACAACAGTCATCATACCCACTGTGCTGGTTCCGCAAATGGGGGGAGGAAATGTATGTCATCAGAGTGGTTATATGATTTTCATCATTTGAAGTTTCTTTCTACTTGATTTTGTATGCGTATTATTTGCTTATGCATACTAGCATTTCTTCAGGAAGAGAAAGCCAAGGTTATCCAGACTTTGTTGTTTGTTGCTGGGTTAAATACTCTGTTACAAACATCTTTTGGTACCAGATTACCTGCTGTAATAGGAGGTTCATATACCTTTGTTGCTCCTACATTATCCATAATCTTGTCTGGTAGATGGAGCGACCCAGATCCTATATCGGTTTGTACaatcattttatttgttttGTACCTTCTAAATGTTGTGGGGCACATTGACCCTTGTGCTGTGGTGCTTGCCTTTTTTCTTTTATAAACTTTACAAGCATCAGACAGTTTTATCTCATGGCATTTTAATACCATCAACCATGTTTGGATCCATGAGTTGTTGAGGAATGGAAAAAGCGAAATCAATCAAAATTGTTTtggataaaaaaatttgttaaagAGAAGCTGCTCTTCTTCATCCTgtttcttttgatttttttaaaaaaaactgttTTACATATAAATGGATATATGAGACAAAAATGCAAAAATGCGATTAGCAATGATATGCTGAATACTTGTGCAACCAAATTATTCAAGTTTACTTTACAGCCAAACAGAAGAGGATTTTTTCTCTAATGTAGTTCTAGACCCAAACATGCTAAGGCTTGCTATATTCCTCGACAGACAGAATTCTAAGAGAATTACACAAACTACCATTATTTgcttttacaaaaaaatttctAATATTTATCTGAATTATCTTGCAGAAGTTTAAAAAGGTAATGCGGGCCACCCAGGGTGCATTTATTATTGCCTCCACAGTTCAAATAGTTCTCGGTTTCAGTGGTCTTTGGCGTAACATTGTCAGGTTAAAGCTATGTTACATAATATATATGCCTATCCTGATGCAATTCTTTCAAAGCTTAGTACCTGAAGACATATTAactttttttagaaaatgaaaatcAAGTCAAAATTTCATCCTCGATTTTTAACTCAAGCTAGTTTACTTGTGTGCATAACTTAATCTTAAGCTAGATCAGTTCCATCGAGCAAATGCTGTCATAGTTTTAGCTGGCTGATCCGTCACAAATTACCTTACCTAGCttcaattaatatatatattatttcccATGAAACTGATGATAAATAGATGCCTCTTTTTGATATACACAATTCACATTTCAAGGGCTATTCATTCATAATAGTGTATCAATTTTTACTCATTTAATTCGTCTAAAATGGCAGGTTTTTGAGTCCACTTTCTGCTGTTCCTTTGGTGGCTCTTGCTGGTTTTGGCCTCTATGAGTTTGGTTTCCCTGGGGTATATGCTAGCCTATATTTGTCGCTCCCCACAGACCCTCCCTCCccccaaaaaagaaaaaaacaccACCTCACTGCTCTTTTGTGCGTGTTTGTGTTTGTGTTTGTGTATGTTATGTCATATGCGTGTTTCCTTACTTTTTGTCATTAACAGTTGGGGATTTGATGTACTTAATTGGTGGTTTAGGTTGCCAACTGTGTCGAGATAGGGTTGCCACAGCTCATAATTTTGGTTCTCTTTTCTCAGGTAACACTTCAAATTGCAACTTTTGTTGATGTTTATTTTCCTAATATGACTAGTCCAATTCCACTTCCGGCTACTTTGATAAAGTTCATTGTTTAGGTGTCCAATTTTATGGCTAAAACTATCAGCACAAAATTAGTTTTACTTTCTGTTACAGTATGTTTGGTGTAATTTGCTATAAAAACTTTTCTTTGTTATTCCAGTATTTGGTCCATTTCGTGCACCGAGGAAAGAATATTGTGGACCGCTTTGCAGTTTTATTTTCAGTGACAATTGTGTGGATTTATGCACATATATTAACTGTGGGGGGTGCCTACAATGGAAAGCCCATGAAAACCCAAACCAGCTGTAGAACGGACCGTGCTGGACTAATTAGTGCTGCTCCATGGTATGTCGAGACCTCCTTGATGATGGTTACAATTTCTGTTGTGCATGTGCCCCACTTTAGTTGTGAAATATGTACTGTAAACAATGACCTCTTGACTTGTTAATGTAATATGttttcatgcaaaaaaaaaaaaatgaaaagaaaaaagtATGTGTTCTTAAACTGATTTTCCATGAAATTAAATAATGTCACCtgcataaaaagttaaatattttatgcttGTTTTGGAATTTATGTCATAAACTtccaaatttaataaaaaaattgatttcttataatttaataaaaaattgatgTCTTATAAGTTATAACTATTTTCCCAACAAATAAAATGATGTTATCTGTCAATACAAGTGCAGGATGATGTAGACCGATTACACATTCTACATTACTTAATTGCCACTTTGGTCAATCAAATCATGCCTTGCAGGCCGAAGAGTTCTCTCCTAAATATATAACtatctaaataattatttgtctCTTGATATAAATGACAAAATTCAGCCAACCAGTTTATGCTATTCCAACGGTCGATGCACTCACGGTGTGGGGAGGATGAATGAGGGTCAATACCAGTTTACGTCATGCAGTTGTTTTTCCAGAGGACTTGCCATTGAAATTACTTGATCTTTTGTCATATAATCTCCTATGAATTTCTTAAATGAAATATGTGGGGAATGCTGACTGTTTTTTGTTCACTCTTTTCCGACCTTCCATAATGAATTTCCCACTTGGATTGTTTCGGTATATTTCTGTATGGAATTGCAGATCCTTATACCTGAATAGAGATACGTGGATTGTCTCTTAGTTCTTAAGTCAATAAGAGATCCACTAGACTTTACAGTTATAGAATAAAACAGTTTATAAATAATCTTtgaatttcagattgatataagTTTGATGGTCCATGCTTCTAGATCTACACCATCAAACTCATGCTTGACAAATGACGAGTGTCGGGCCATGGCCAACAGCTCTAGGATTCTTAATGTGGCATTGGATTCAGTTGCTATTAAAAATgcaattttgaaaaaataatcaaGTGTTACTGCCACAAATGATGGATTGGCGGCAATGAAATGTGATGACCATGATGGGCTTGTGTATGCAGGATAAGAGTTCCATATCCCTTCCAATGGGGAGCACCTTCATTTGATGCTGGTGAAGCATTTGCCATGATGATGACCGCATTTGTTGCTCTTGTAGAGGTTTGATTTCTTCTCCTTTATCCGCTAACTATTGACGTCCATATCTGTTTCGTTCGTTCGGATTGTAAAGAGATTGGATGGCTTCACTTTGCTTTCGGTGCTATATTCTTTCCTTCTTAGATGGGAGGCGTGCTATGGTCTCCTGAAAATGCAATGGCAAAATTGCATTTGTTACTGCTTTGAATTTGCTTGACTGTAAAGTTCATTATTCTTCACTGTTTTCAAATGGTAAATGCAGTCCACTGGTGGATTTATTGCTGTGTCCAGATATGCAAGTGCAACCCCTTTGCCCCCATCTATTCTCAGCCGTGGTGTAGGGTGGCAGGTAAAACACAGCATTCTAGTATCTCCACAGAAACACCATTATCAGTCTTTTCTTGTCACAGCTTTTGAAATGGTGTGTAACCGAGCTTACCGTGAATATAAGCAAGataaaaaatgtaaaatatccCCCAAATTTACGGGATGTCAAGATGTTCATAATGTGATTAAGATAAGTAATCACATCTGACATCCAAACAGTCTCAGTTGTTTTGATTGTGAGAACTTTTGAATGAGCTCTGTTATACATTTTAACTGATACTTTCAGGATTATCACGATCAATAAAAGATCTTTACTGTATGCTATGTGGATAAATATGTACTTTAATGTTGAATAAAATCAAGGTTTGTCATGTCGATTGCAGGGCATTGCAATCTTGTTATCTGGTGTGTTTGGAACTGCAAATGGGTCATCTGTGTCCATGTAAGACACTTGCAGTTGATCTCTGCCTGATTTTTGAGTTTACGAGTTTCAGACTCAACTTGTGATACAACTTTTATTCTCCACCTGTGCAGTGAGAATGCTGGCCTGTTAGCGATGACTTGTGTTGGCAGTCGAAGAGTAGTGCAGATATCTGCTGTATTCATGCTTTTCTTTTCTGTTCTTGGTAAAGTTCTTTCAGATTTTCGTTTTTAGAAATTTATGTGCACTTTCTTCTAAATCTATCCCATCTCTAGACGAGCCATAATTTATCCTCTTGCAGGAAAATTTGGAGCAGTCTTTGCTTCTATACCGACACCTATTGTGGCTGCTTTGTACTGCCTCTTTTTTGCCTATGCTGGTATGCATGTATTATCCTACAGTTTGCTCTGAGATGAAACCTTACCCAGATTTGTACAGTAAATGCAAAGTCATAATTCTTGTCACAGGTTCCGCTGGTTTAAGTTTTCTCCAGTTCTGTAACCTCAACAGTTTCCGGACCAAATTCATACTAGGCCTCTCAATTTACCTGGGCTTGTCTGTGCCCCAGTACTTCAAGGAGTACACTGCCATCAACACATATGGTCCTGTTCACACATCGGGTCGATGGGTACGCACAAGCACTGAGCTCCTGAATTTCTCACAAACAATTTGGCTTAGACAAACAACTTTTTCCACCCTGTTTTTAACTCTTTTTTCTTGTTCTGATTGTGGTCCAGTTCAACGACATCGTGAACGTACCCTTTTCATCGAAACCTTTTGTTGCTGGtattcttgcatatttcttgGACAACACATTACACAAGAAGGATGGGCAGATAAGGAAAGATAGGGGCAAGAATTGGTGGGATAAATTCCGTACATTCAAGTCCGATCCAAGAAGTGAGGAATTCTATTCACTTCCTTTCCATCTTAACAAATATTTCCCATCTGTGTGACGCTATGTCTTCAAAACGTCGAATCTTCCTCGGTTGGTAACGTAGTTTTCTGTATGAAAGTAGAAAATGTGCTTGTAGGATCTTTACTCTTCACTTTCCAAATTGGCATACATGTGTATACGCTCGTGTATTACCACCAGATTTTGGTAGACACACAGACATATTATATGTatgatatatattaatattaatcaaaaaaattatctgatttttatgaatatttaaaaCACTATGTCCAAAATCCTAAAAATCGGTCACGTCGCATATTAATCATACAAGATGATTTGCAAGAATAACTTGTacaaaaaagtttttttttccttaaaaaaaaaacctaggATCGAAAACACGTGGCACATTTTGTTGCATTTTTTGTACTCCTAGCCTAGGTTGAGCCCCCAATTCATACATGCTACTCAATGATGATTGGAttgaatctttttttttttcaattaataaaaaaagtacattgaattaaaataatatataaagttCTTGGTAATGCAACCCCATCTTTCTAAGTCATATATAAGATATTTAGAAAAATAAATCTGATCAatcaatcatttttttaaagaatatgcaaaatgttatttttaaaaataataattgattaaaGTTAGATAACAAAATATACTTTGCAACATTTCGATTACaatttttttcgaatttttttattttccggTAATCTGTGTTTGACATGTATATAAAAAGGAATTAGGAATTGAAACGAAGTTTAAAAATCTATATGATTAAAATCCCATCTAAAAAATGTTACtgaatatttatttaatgatAATGATAAAGAAAAATGCAGTGTATgtctatatataatttttaaaattagtgaCATTTTACGTAAACtattttaaattgtataaataaACGGAAAGTAATCATTAGTTTGCATAAAAGCTATGTAAAGCTTGGTTAATACTATTTTGTACGACAAAAAATAGATTAAACACCaccattatttttaaaattcctctcataaatgttaaattttttaaatgacATGAAAATCTGCCTTCGCTACCTTCCAGACTAACGAAGTATCCTGAAAACAACGTTAGTCACATAAAAACCGAACTGGACAAGATACCTTCTAGACTAACGCAGTATCTTATAAATCATGTTAATCAAATAAATTTCACTGGACAAGCCTTGTACGAGACGCTAGCCTGAGAAGATGTTGGTTATAAGAAGAAGAATCAAAGTTTTGATCATTGATCAAACATTcacggcaaaaacttgtgtgagacagtctcacggaacatattttgtgagacggatctttatttgggtaatccatgaaaaagtattactttttatgctaagggtattactttttatggtgaatatgggtagggttgacccgtctcacagattgagatccgtgagacggtttcacatgagacctacCCAACATTCACCTACTACATCAATTCGAACATATATTTGACGACCTATCTAATTTTTAAGTTCATATATATGATCAAATTATCTTCAACTATTGTTTATATACAATAATGTAACGAACAAAAATTTATTACTTCTATGAATATCAACAActagtttttattttatatacaaTAATTTAACGAACAAAAATTTATTACTTCTATGAATATCAACAACTAGTTTTTATCTTAatcttatataaataataataaaacccaAAGAACGTAACTTTATTATCCAACCAAGTAATCAACTCCTCTTAAATTTCAAGAATttgttttcattaaattaaatcTTAGCAAATCTTCTGAAATATAGATAGAAATTTGCATTAAATGACGCGCTAATCGGGGATATCCGGTTCGGCATGGAGATAGTCGCCATATCAGTTCAAGATTATCCACGCTTTTATTTCATCGGCGTGTGGGGTGCAAGAAGCCCTGTGGGCTCAGCTGCGATACGAAACCGAAAATCTCGTCAAATCCCATGAAATATGGGTTCCCAAATAAGTTTAAATTGTAATACAAGAAAATCACTAGACTACTAGCAAATTCATCAGCCCCTATAAAACATGCATCTCTTTCATTAACAACGGTTTCTCTGACAAGTTTGTTTTCTGCCCAAGTTCTGGCTGGAAGATTCGTCTTTCTTGGTGTGTTATTGGGTTTGTTGTCTCTTGTTCTTTTTTGGGTTTTAGGTGATACGTAGTTTACTGGGTTGGGAGAACTTTGATGTTTGTTGGAATTTAtttctttgatttttttaattttttttataactgGGTGTGTGCCTTTTTTCCCTCAGAAAATTATTTGACCTGTGATTGATTTAATTGAATAAAAGAATGATGGCATTTGATGTtggttttgaaatttaattTGAGGTTGTCCCTTTGACGAAGATATAAGTTTTACAAAAGAAGAACTAATATATGTTGTGAAGTTTGTTACTTTTGTTTCTTAAAAATTAAGAATAAGAACTATTCGAGTTGGATTATCGATTAGCTCTCTCTAAATTCTGTTTGCAGAGACCTTTTTCTGCTCACGACGATACAAATGAAGAGTGCAGTTTTCTTGTTATTGGTTCTTTTTCTTAACGGGGTCGCTAATATAGTGGTAAAAATTCCATCTTTTGGGTTATAAATGTTATTTACTCTTCTGTCATGTCTATGCAAGAATTTCTGTTGTGGTTTGATTCTAGACTGAATTGAATTGAACGCAGACTGCCGCTGCACCGCCGATGTGTCCTGCAGATGTTGAGAGTGATTGTGCCAATGGTTCTGGTGAATGGGAAGGGGAGTTCTTCCCAGGTATTCCGAAGATTAAATATGAGGTATTGAATTCAGATGTGCATATTTCATGTTTTTCTTCTTGATTTTACTTCTTATAGATTGTTGATGAAGTTTATAATGGTTAAATTCGCTAGAATGGTGGTTTAAATTGCTATATATTTTGTATGCTAACTTTTGTTTAATGTTGTTA is part of the Primulina eburnea isolate SZY01 chromosome 1, ASM2296580v1, whole genome shotgun sequence genome and encodes:
- the LOC140836955 gene encoding nucleobase-ascorbate transporter 6-like, whose protein sequence is MAGAAAPKAAAEPAPHPPKDQLPNVSYCIASPPPWPEAILLGFQHYIVMLGTTVIIPTVLVPQMGGGNEEKAKVIQTLLFVAGLNTLLQTSFGTRLPAVIGGSYTFVAPTLSIILSGRWSDPDPISKFKKVMRATQGAFIIASTVQIVLGFSGLWRNIVRFLSPLSAVPLVALAGFGLYEFGFPGVANCVEIGLPQLIILVLFSQYLVHFVHRGKNIVDRFAVLFSVTIVWIYAHILTVGGAYNGKPMKTQTSCRTDRAGLISAAPWIRVPYPFQWGAPSFDAGEAFAMMMTAFVALVESTGGFIAVSRYASATPLPPSILSRGVGWQGIAILLSGVFGTANGSSVSIENAGLLAMTCVGSRRVVQISAVFMLFFSVLGKFGAVFASIPTPIVAALYCLFFAYAGSAGLSFLQFCNLNSFRTKFILGLSIYLGLSVPQYFKEYTAINTYGPVHTSGRWFNDIVNVPFSSKPFVAGILAYFLDNTLHKKDGQIRKDRGKNWWDKFRTFKSDPRSEEFYSLPFHLNKYFPSV